GATGCGTGCTTGCATGAATTAATTTTCCTTCGACAGTGCCTATTTATCGGCCGACTGAGATTGCCAAAGCTGATAATACAAGCCCTGACGCTGCAATAATGACTGGTGATTGCCTTGTTCAACGATGCGTCCTTTATCCATCACCAAAATCTGATCGGCATTTCTGACGGTACTTAACCGATGCGCTACCATGATGACTACGCGACCGACGACTAAACGATTTAACGCATTTTGAATGGCATGTTGGGCACTGGCGTCCACCGCCGCAGTAGCCTCATCCAATAACAAAACAGGTGCATCTTTAAGTAAAGCACGTGCGATGGAAAGACGCTGACGCTCTCCCCCCGATAAACGCATCCCACCCTCGCCAACGCGCGTTTCATATTGCTCGGGCAGCCCCATGATGAAATCATGACAACTGGCTGATTGGCAGGCCGCCATGATCTGCGCATCGGAAGCGTCGGGCCGACCAATACGAATATTTTCTCGAATACTGCCATCGAAAAGCTGTACATGCTGAAACACGGTGCTGATATGTTGATATACCCCATCGGTACCGATTGCCCTGAGATCCTCGTCACCTATCGTGACGCTACCCGACTGCGGGTCATAAAACCGTGCCAGCAAATTCAGTACCGTGCTTTTACCCGCACCAGAAGGGCCCACTATTGCCGTAATGCTGTTTTGGGGAACGGAAAAACAGATGTCCTGCAAACTGCTTTGCTGGTCATAACTGAAACAGACATGGTCAAAACGAATCGCGAAATGCGAAGGCGTAACCGGCACAGCTGGCTCTGATAACTGCGTCGTGCTGAACAATGTTTCGATTTTGACTTCACTTTGTAATGCATGACGCAGAATGGTCAGATAACCCGACATTTCCAATAACGGCTCAAGCAGTTTATGGGCCAATAACAAAAACAAAAGCCAGCTCGCCATCACTGTGGCTGTAGACTGACTTGGCAACATTTGACTGGCACACACTAACAACAACGCAACCAGCCCCAGCTCCAGCATTAAACGATAAACAACGACCGGGCCTGCTCCCCACGTTTCCACGCGAACACTGCTTTGGCGTAATAAATCAAACTGCTGATTCAGGCGGCTTAACCAGATACCGGTTCGATTAAACAAACGCAATGTCCGAATGCCGGAAACGAACTCGACAACCACGCCTGCCGTTTCCTGAAATCGTGTTTGCCTTTGCTGTCCAACGCGTTCAAAAAAACGCTTGGCTGCATTTAATATCCAACACGCAAACGGCAAACCGACAATTAATGCCGTTGCCAGTTGCCAATCCAAATACAGTAACACCACAAACCACAATACCGGCGTAACACCAGCAGCAAAGACATCGGCAGCAACATGGGTAAAGATACCCTCCACCCGTTTGATATCATCCGTCAAAATATCGGCCAACTGTCCGGTGCGATAATGATAAAGCTGACCCAGTGGCAATTGCCGAACACGATCAATCAATCGGGCGCGATAGCTTTGCATGATGTGATAGCTACCCATAAAGCTGTGGTGTTGCCCCCGCCAGGAACATAATAACTGCCCCATGAAAATGGCCAGCAGCAGGCCGGCAATCCCCCAAACCGTCTGCCCGTCCGCAACGGCATTGCCATTGAGTACATTGATTAGCCAAAAATAACACACCAGTAACGGCAAAATTTCAAAGCAGCGTTCCAATACTCTCAGACACAGCCCCCAATAAAACTCGCCCGCAGAACAATCACTACGACGAATGACACGCCGAATACTTTGCAAAATGCCGGTCTGATTCTCCTTAGCCATATTGCGCTCCCGACGACCCGTTGACAGGCACGCCAATTGACCAGCTTTCCGTGTTTTGTTGCCACTGCCACTGTTGTTGGTAATAAGCATTGCTCTGCAACAAGGTACTGTGCGTGCCACAGGCCTGAATTTCGCCCTGTTCGATGATAACGATCTGATCCGCATCCTCACGTCCCTGGCTACGATGCGCAATAATTAGGAAAGTTTTGTCCGGATAATGCGTTTTAAGTCCCTGATAAAAGGCCCGTTGCGTTTGGTTATCCA
The genomic region above belongs to Methylophaga frappieri and contains:
- a CDS encoding ABC transporter ATP-binding protein — protein: MAKENQTGILQSIRRVIRRSDCSAGEFYWGLCLRVLERCFEILPLLVCYFWLINVLNGNAVADGQTVWGIAGLLLAIFMGQLLCSWRGQHHSFMGSYHIMQSYRARLIDRVRQLPLGQLYHYRTGQLADILTDDIKRVEGIFTHVAADVFAAGVTPVLWFVVLLYLDWQLATALIVGLPFACWILNAAKRFFERVGQQRQTRFQETAGVVVEFVSGIRTLRLFNRTGIWLSRLNQQFDLLRQSSVRVETWGAGPVVVYRLMLELGLVALLLVCASQMLPSQSTATVMASWLLFLLLAHKLLEPLLEMSGYLTILRHALQSEVKIETLFSTTQLSEPAVPVTPSHFAIRFDHVCFSYDQQSSLQDICFSVPQNSITAIVGPSGAGKSTVLNLLARFYDPQSGSVTIGDEDLRAIGTDGVYQHISTVFQHVQLFDGSIRENIRIGRPDASDAQIMAACQSASCHDFIMGLPEQYETRVGEGGMRLSGGERQRLSIARALLKDAPVLLLDEATAAVDASAQHAIQNALNRLVVGRVVIMVAHRLSTVRNADQILVMDKGRIVEQGNHQSLLQRQGLYYQLWQSQSADK